In Panthera leo isolate Ple1 chromosome E3, P.leo_Ple1_pat1.1, whole genome shotgun sequence, a genomic segment contains:
- the NYAP1 gene encoding neuronal tyrosine-phosphorylated phosphoinositide-3-kinase adapter 1 isoform X1 has protein sequence MNLLYRKTKLEWRQHKEEEAKRSSSKEVAPAGSTGPGAGPGPGVRVRDIASLRRSLRMGFMTMPASQEHTPHPCRSAMAPRSLSCHSVGSMDSVGAGPGGGGGGLTEDSSARRPPAKPRRHPSTKLSMAGSGADMPPGKKAGSQKPTPEGRESSRKVPPQKPRRSPNTQLSVSFDESCPSAPSPRGGNLPLQRLSRGSCVAGDPEVGAQEEEPVYIEMVGDVFRGGGRSGGGLTGPPLGGRGPTPPAGADSDSEESEAIYEEMKYPLPEEAGEGRANGAPPLTATSSPHQPQALQPHTHRRPASALPSRRDGTPTKTTPCDIPPPFPNLLQHRPPLLAFPQAKPASRTPGDGVSRLPVLCHSKEPAGSTPAPQVPARERETPPPPPPPPAANLLLLGPSGRARSHSTPLPPQGSGQPRGERELPNSHSMICPKAAGAPAAPPAPAALLPGPPKDKAVSYTMVYSAVKVTTHSVLPAGPPLGAGEPKTEKEISVLHGMLCTSSRPPVPGKSSPHSGAMGAAAGVLHHRGCLASPHSLPDPTAGPLTPLWTYPAAAAGLKRPPAYESLKAGGVLNKGCGMGAPSPMVKIQLQEQGTDGGAFASISCAHVIASAGTPEEEEEEMGATTFGAGWALQRKVLYGGRKAKELDTELEDGARAWNGSAEGPGKVEREDRGPMASGIPVRSQGAEGLLARIHHGGDRGGSRTALPIPCQTFPACHRNGDFTGGYRLGRSASTSGVRQAALHTPRPCSQPRDAPSQTHPALPLPLPLPPQPARERDGKLLEVIERKRCVCKEIKARHRPDRGLCKQESMPILPSWRRGPEPRKSGTPPCRRQHTVLWDTAI, from the exons ATGAACCTCCTCTACCGAAAAACCAAGCTGGAGTGGAGGCAGcacaaggaggaggaggccaaGAGGAG ctccagTAAGGAGGTGGCCCCTGCAGGCTCCACAGGGCCCGGGGCCGGCCCAGGGCCTGGGGTCCGCGTGCGGGACATCGCCTCGCTGCGCCGCTCCCTCAGGATGGGCTTCATGACAATGCCAGCCTCCCAGgagcacaccccccacccctgccgcagCGCCATGGCCCCACGCTCACTCTCTTGCCATTCAGTGGGCAGCATGGACAGTgttggggctgggcctggggggggaggtgggggtctcACAGAGGACAGCAGTGCCCGAAGACCCCCTGCCAAGCCCCGGAGACATCCTAGCACCAAGCTCAGCATGGCAGGGTCGGGGGCAGACATGCCCCCAGGCAAGAAAGCAG GCTCACAGAAGCCAACCCCAGAGGGCCGAGAGTCCAGCCGGAAGGTTCCTCCGCAGAAGCCCAGGCGAAGCCCCAACACTCAGCTCTCTGTCTCCTTTGATGAGTCCTGCCCCTCAGCTCCCTCTCCTCGAGGGGGGAATCTGCCCCTTCAGCGCCTCAGTAGGGGGTCCTGCGTAGCTGGGGACCCTGAGGTGGGTGCCCAGGAAGAGGAGCCCGTGTACATTGAGATGGTGGGGGATGTCTTCAGGGGAGGAGGGCGAAGTGGAGGGGGCCTGACTGGGCCCCCTCTCGGGGGTAGAGGCCCGACCCCTCCAGCTGGTGCCGACTCGGACTCGGAGGAGAGCGAGGCTATATACGAGGAGATGAAGTACCCACTGCCCGAGGAGGCAGGGGAAGGCCGGGCCAATGGGGCCCCTCCATTGACCGCAACCTCCTCGCCACACCAGCCTCAGGCCCTGCAGCCCCACACCCACCGCCGGCCAGCTTCAGCCCTCCCAAGCCGGAGGGATGGGACACCTACCAAGACCACTCCTTGTGAcatccccccacccttccccaacCTCCTCCAACACCGTCCTCCGCTCCTGGCCTTCCCCCAAGCCAAGCCTGCTTCCCGAACCCCTGGCGATGGGGTCTCAAGGCTACCGGTCCTCTGCCACTCGAAGGAGCCAGCGGGCTCCACCCCAGCTCCCCAAGTGCCTGCCCGGGAGCGGGAGACGCCTCCCCCGCCGCCTCCGCCTCCTGCTGCCAACCTGCTGCTGCTGGGACCCTCAGGCCGGGCCCGGAGCCACTCAACACCGTTGCCACCCCAGGGCTCTGGCCAGCCCCGGGGGGAGCGGGAGCTCCCCAACTCCCACAGCATGATCTGCCCCAAGGCGGCAGGGGCGCCGgcagcccctcctgccccagccgcCTTGCTCCCTGGCCCCCCCAAGGACAAGGCTGTGTCTTACACCATGGTGTACTCGGCGGTCAAGGTGACCACGCACTCCGTCCTGCCAGCTGGTCCGCCCCTGGGTGCTGGGGAGCCAAAGACGGAGAAGGAGATCTCAGTCCTCCATGGGATGCTGTGCACCAGCTCGAGGCCCCCAGTGCCTGGGAAGTCCAGCCCCCACAGCGGGGCCATGGGCGCAGCAGCTGGGGTCCTCCACCATCGTGGCTGCCTGGCCTCCCCGCACAGCCTTCCGGACCCAACCGCAGGCCCCCTGACTCCCCTCTGGACCTACCCAGCTGCAGCAGCTGGGCTCAAGAGACCCCCTGCCTACGAGAGCCTCAAGGCTGGGGGGGTGCTGAATAAGGGCTGTGGAATGGGGGCCCCATCCCCCATGGTCAAGATCCAGCTTCAGGAGCAAGGGACCGATGGGGGTGCCTTTGCCAGCATCTCCTGCGCCCATGTCATCGCCAGTGCAGGGAcaccagaggaggaagaagaggagatggGCGCCACGACATTTGGGGCAGGCTGGGCTCTACAGAGGAAGGTCCTGtatggagggaggaaggcaaaagaGCTGGACA CAGAGCTCGAGGATGGTGCCCGGGCCTGGAACGGCAGTGCCGAGGGTCCAGGCAAGGTGGAGCGTGAGGACAGGGGCCCTATGGCATCAGGGATCCCGGTGAGGAGTCAGGGGGCAGAGGGCCTGCTGGCCAGGATCCACCACGGAGGGGACCGAGGAGGGAGCCGCACGGCGCTGCCCATACCCTGCCAGACGTTTCCTGCCTGCCACCGCAATGGAG ACTTCACGGGAGGCTACCGCCTGGGGCGCTCCGCCTCCACCTCTGGAGTCCGGCAGGCCGCGCTCCACACACCCCGGCCCTGCAGCCAGCCTAGGGATGCCCCAAgccag ACCCACCCCgcgctgccgctgccgctgccccTACCGCCTCAGCCTGCCCGTGAGCGCGATGGCAAGCTGCTGGAGGTGATAGAGCGCAAGCGCTGCGTGTGCAAGGAGATCAAGGCCCGCCACCGCCCCGACCGAGGCCTCTGCAAGCAGGAGAGCATGCCCATCCTCCCCAGCTGGCGGCGGGGGCCCGAGCCCCGCAAGTCCGGCACCCCACCCTGCCGCCGGCAGCACACGGTCCTCTGGGACACTGCCATCTGA
- the NYAP1 gene encoding neuronal tyrosine-phosphorylated phosphoinositide-3-kinase adapter 1 isoform X2, which produces MNLLYRKTKLEWRQHKEEEAKRSSSKEVAPAGSTGPGAGPGPGVRVRDIASLRRSLRMGFMTMPASQEHTPHPCRSAMAPRSLSCHSVGSMDSVGAGPGGGGGGLTEDSSARRPPAKPRRHPSTKLSMAGSGADMPPGKKAGSQKPTPEGRESSRKVPPQKPRRSPNTQLSVSFDESCPSAPSPRGGNLPLQRLSRGSCVAGDPEVGAQEEEPVYIEMVGDVFRGGGRSGGGLTGPPLGGRGPTPPAGADSDSEESEAIYEEMKYPLPEEAGEGRANGAPPLTATSSPHQPQALQPHTHRRPASALPSRRDGTPTKTTPCDIPPPFPNLLQHRPPLLAFPQAKPASRTPGDGVSRLPVLCHSKEPAGSTPAPQVPARERETPPPPPPPPAANLLLLGPSGRARSHSTPLPPQGSGQPRGERELPNSHSMICPKAAGAPAAPPAPAALLPGPPKDKAVSYTMVYSAVKVTTHSVLPAGPPLGAGEPKTEKEISVLHGMLCTSSRPPVPGKSSPHSGAMGAAAGVLHHRGCLASPHSLPDPTAGPLTPLWTYPAAAAGLKRPPAYESLKAGGVLNKGCGMGAPSPMVKIQLQEQGTDGGAFASISCAHVIASAGTPEEEEEEMGATTFGAGWALQRKVLYGGRKAKELDKLEDGARAWNGSAEGPGKVEREDRGPMASGIPVRSQGAEGLLARIHHGGDRGGSRTALPIPCQTFPACHRNGDFTGGYRLGRSASTSGVRQAALHTPRPCSQPRDAPSQTHPALPLPLPLPPQPARERDGKLLEVIERKRCVCKEIKARHRPDRGLCKQESMPILPSWRRGPEPRKSGTPPCRRQHTVLWDTAI; this is translated from the exons ATGAACCTCCTCTACCGAAAAACCAAGCTGGAGTGGAGGCAGcacaaggaggaggaggccaaGAGGAG ctccagTAAGGAGGTGGCCCCTGCAGGCTCCACAGGGCCCGGGGCCGGCCCAGGGCCTGGGGTCCGCGTGCGGGACATCGCCTCGCTGCGCCGCTCCCTCAGGATGGGCTTCATGACAATGCCAGCCTCCCAGgagcacaccccccacccctgccgcagCGCCATGGCCCCACGCTCACTCTCTTGCCATTCAGTGGGCAGCATGGACAGTgttggggctgggcctggggggggaggtgggggtctcACAGAGGACAGCAGTGCCCGAAGACCCCCTGCCAAGCCCCGGAGACATCCTAGCACCAAGCTCAGCATGGCAGGGTCGGGGGCAGACATGCCCCCAGGCAAGAAAGCAG GCTCACAGAAGCCAACCCCAGAGGGCCGAGAGTCCAGCCGGAAGGTTCCTCCGCAGAAGCCCAGGCGAAGCCCCAACACTCAGCTCTCTGTCTCCTTTGATGAGTCCTGCCCCTCAGCTCCCTCTCCTCGAGGGGGGAATCTGCCCCTTCAGCGCCTCAGTAGGGGGTCCTGCGTAGCTGGGGACCCTGAGGTGGGTGCCCAGGAAGAGGAGCCCGTGTACATTGAGATGGTGGGGGATGTCTTCAGGGGAGGAGGGCGAAGTGGAGGGGGCCTGACTGGGCCCCCTCTCGGGGGTAGAGGCCCGACCCCTCCAGCTGGTGCCGACTCGGACTCGGAGGAGAGCGAGGCTATATACGAGGAGATGAAGTACCCACTGCCCGAGGAGGCAGGGGAAGGCCGGGCCAATGGGGCCCCTCCATTGACCGCAACCTCCTCGCCACACCAGCCTCAGGCCCTGCAGCCCCACACCCACCGCCGGCCAGCTTCAGCCCTCCCAAGCCGGAGGGATGGGACACCTACCAAGACCACTCCTTGTGAcatccccccacccttccccaacCTCCTCCAACACCGTCCTCCGCTCCTGGCCTTCCCCCAAGCCAAGCCTGCTTCCCGAACCCCTGGCGATGGGGTCTCAAGGCTACCGGTCCTCTGCCACTCGAAGGAGCCAGCGGGCTCCACCCCAGCTCCCCAAGTGCCTGCCCGGGAGCGGGAGACGCCTCCCCCGCCGCCTCCGCCTCCTGCTGCCAACCTGCTGCTGCTGGGACCCTCAGGCCGGGCCCGGAGCCACTCAACACCGTTGCCACCCCAGGGCTCTGGCCAGCCCCGGGGGGAGCGGGAGCTCCCCAACTCCCACAGCATGATCTGCCCCAAGGCGGCAGGGGCGCCGgcagcccctcctgccccagccgcCTTGCTCCCTGGCCCCCCCAAGGACAAGGCTGTGTCTTACACCATGGTGTACTCGGCGGTCAAGGTGACCACGCACTCCGTCCTGCCAGCTGGTCCGCCCCTGGGTGCTGGGGAGCCAAAGACGGAGAAGGAGATCTCAGTCCTCCATGGGATGCTGTGCACCAGCTCGAGGCCCCCAGTGCCTGGGAAGTCCAGCCCCCACAGCGGGGCCATGGGCGCAGCAGCTGGGGTCCTCCACCATCGTGGCTGCCTGGCCTCCCCGCACAGCCTTCCGGACCCAACCGCAGGCCCCCTGACTCCCCTCTGGACCTACCCAGCTGCAGCAGCTGGGCTCAAGAGACCCCCTGCCTACGAGAGCCTCAAGGCTGGGGGGGTGCTGAATAAGGGCTGTGGAATGGGGGCCCCATCCCCCATGGTCAAGATCCAGCTTCAGGAGCAAGGGACCGATGGGGGTGCCTTTGCCAGCATCTCCTGCGCCCATGTCATCGCCAGTGCAGGGAcaccagaggaggaagaagaggagatggGCGCCACGACATTTGGGGCAGGCTGGGCTCTACAGAGGAAGGTCCTGtatggagggaggaaggcaaaagaGCTGGACA AGCTCGAGGATGGTGCCCGGGCCTGGAACGGCAGTGCCGAGGGTCCAGGCAAGGTGGAGCGTGAGGACAGGGGCCCTATGGCATCAGGGATCCCGGTGAGGAGTCAGGGGGCAGAGGGCCTGCTGGCCAGGATCCACCACGGAGGGGACCGAGGAGGGAGCCGCACGGCGCTGCCCATACCCTGCCAGACGTTTCCTGCCTGCCACCGCAATGGAG ACTTCACGGGAGGCTACCGCCTGGGGCGCTCCGCCTCCACCTCTGGAGTCCGGCAGGCCGCGCTCCACACACCCCGGCCCTGCAGCCAGCCTAGGGATGCCCCAAgccag ACCCACCCCgcgctgccgctgccgctgccccTACCGCCTCAGCCTGCCCGTGAGCGCGATGGCAAGCTGCTGGAGGTGATAGAGCGCAAGCGCTGCGTGTGCAAGGAGATCAAGGCCCGCCACCGCCCCGACCGAGGCCTCTGCAAGCAGGAGAGCATGCCCATCCTCCCCAGCTGGCGGCGGGGGCCCGAGCCCCGCAAGTCCGGCACCCCACCCTGCCGCCGGCAGCACACGGTCCTCTGGGACACTGCCATCTGA